The proteins below come from a single Treponema phagedenis genomic window:
- a CDS encoding selenate reductase, protein MSDTMYGVGFKNILKHIFTEYEKKQTIYNVKGIFKKNNDKVLKIFGSDLESPLGVAAGPHTQLAHNIAADYVGGARFIELKTVQYLYGEELGIQRPCIRADDEAYNIEWSSEFRADIARDEYVRAWFVCKVLAKELDLGSPEGFIFNMSVGYNLEGIKHPLIDEFIETLKDARNTKVYKQCKEDLIELLPMFKKVDREFIESISPNICNSLTLSTMHGTPPEEIEKIVKYILTEKKLHTYIKCNPTLLGYEYVRKVLDEMGYDYIQFGRHQFDIDLQFDDAVVMIKNLQNLAKNLNLEFGVKLTNTFQVAINNRELPGSDMYMSGKALYPLSIATAAKLSKAFDGKLPISFSGGADKNNIKELFDAGIFPVTVCTVLLKPAGLDNLKQLADKLEEVEYKKNKITDTEKIEALRKDSLKNKNYIKSEKERKKYDLHKSFEGIKDDSYECRVLCKNCIRVCPNRANEELVLDDKKIIVHIDSVCNECGNCQFYCIEPARPYKDRITIFNTLDDFHNSENPGFYKKQGEFYYRLNGDEGVGELPKELKNIYSKIAEDMPYYIE, encoded by the coding sequence ATGAGCGATACAATGTATGGCGTTGGCTTTAAAAACATACTCAAACACATATTTACTGAATATGAAAAGAAACAAACAATATATAATGTTAAAGGTATATTTAAAAAAAACAATGATAAGGTTTTAAAAATATTCGGTTCTGACTTGGAATCGCCTCTTGGCGTTGCGGCAGGGCCGCATACCCAGCTTGCACATAATATTGCAGCCGATTATGTCGGCGGAGCAAGATTTATAGAATTAAAAACAGTGCAATATCTTTATGGAGAAGAACTGGGAATACAAAGACCTTGTATACGTGCCGATGATGAAGCGTATAATATTGAATGGTCAAGTGAATTCAGAGCCGATATTGCGCGAGATGAATATGTACGTGCATGGTTTGTATGTAAAGTTTTGGCAAAAGAATTAGACTTAGGTTCGCCTGAAGGATTTATCTTTAATATGTCGGTAGGGTATAATCTTGAAGGCATAAAACATCCTCTGATTGATGAGTTTATTGAAACTTTAAAAGACGCGCGTAATACAAAAGTATATAAACAATGCAAGGAAGATTTAATCGAACTATTGCCGATGTTTAAAAAAGTTGACAGAGAATTTATAGAATCTATAAGCCCGAATATATGCAACTCTCTCACCCTTTCTACAATGCACGGAACTCCGCCTGAAGAAATAGAAAAAATAGTAAAATACATACTCACCGAAAAAAAACTTCATACGTATATTAAATGTAATCCGACGCTCTTAGGCTATGAGTATGTAAGAAAAGTTTTAGATGAGATGGGATATGATTATATACAATTCGGTCGTCATCAATTTGATATCGATTTACAATTTGACGATGCGGTAGTAATGATAAAAAATCTTCAGAACTTAGCAAAAAATTTAAATTTGGAATTTGGCGTAAAGCTTACAAATACATTCCAAGTTGCAATAAATAACCGAGAGCTCCCGGGCAGCGATATGTATATGTCTGGGAAAGCACTGTATCCTTTATCAATTGCAACAGCTGCAAAACTTTCAAAAGCCTTTGACGGAAAACTTCCGATAAGCTTTTCGGGCGGAGCGGATAAAAATAATATTAAAGAATTATTTGATGCGGGCATATTTCCGGTAACCGTATGCACTGTTCTTTTGAAGCCGGCAGGGCTTGATAACCTAAAACAACTTGCTGATAAGTTGGAAGAGGTTGAATACAAGAAAAACAAAATAACAGACACCGAAAAAATCGAAGCATTAAGAAAAGACTCGCTTAAAAATAAAAACTATATAAAGAGTGAAAAAGAAAGAAAAAAATATGATTTACATAAGAGCTTTGAAGGAATTAAAGATGATTCATACGAATGCAGAGTTCTTTGTAAAAACTGTATAAGGGTGTGTCCGAATAGAGCAAACGAAGAATTGGTTTTAGATGATAAAAAAATAATAGTCCATATCGATTCTGTTTGTAATGAATGCGGAAATTGTCAGTTTTATTGCATTGAGCCTGCGCGCCCTTATAAAGACAGAATAACAATTTTTAATACGCTTGATGATTTTCATAATTCTGAAAATCCGGGGTTTTATAAAAAGCAAGGAGAATTTTATTATCGGCTAAACGGAGATGAGGGGGTTGGCGAACTGCCGAAAGAACTTAAAAATATATATAGTAAAATTGCGGAAGACATGCCGTACTATATAGAATGA